A genomic stretch from Streptomyces sp. QL37 includes:
- a CDS encoding glycoside hydrolase family 3 C-terminal domain-containing protein, which produces MNRRTFLSAAVLTALASGIAPAAAAPRRTAGAVPDSRAVALLARMTAAQKEALVRCDFAALGSLGIPALTMVDASAGLRGETGVTAFPVPLAQAATFDADLAGRLGQALGAEGRAKGYNNLLGPTVDTARTWHFGRQAESMGEDPFLAGTLGAALTRRIQEQHVVATLKHFSAYTQEVNRFFVDAQISDRALHEIYHAAFERVIAAVPVTSVMMAYPKINGTFATQSPALFNDLKKTIGLEGYTVPDFWAGDDPVGAVKAGMDLGGLGPGGVKIPVGGLTDGSVPTGRLDDAALRILNTMYVNGLFDHPVPAPSANVSTQAHKVLAHDLAVNSTVLLINRSQALPLTSTIKSLAVIGPADDTALTGVSGSTYVNPGTWATPLAAIKDRAGAGVTVTYSQGTAGDIPLTAVPATVLRTAAGAAGLTGSFYASAEPSGTPVATQVSAGIDFASAPVAGLPTVWSARWSGTLTPTTTGLHRFSLLPSGTTKLVINGRTVISGTRHSRRFFLGPYDYPLQGTIDLTAGKAVSISVEYSNSTADTGTCGLTLGWQPKSLIPEAIAAARTSDAAVVIVNRVAGEDMDHGSLDLPGDQDKLIADVAAANSRTIVVLNTDGPVAMPWINDVEAVVQLWYAGRATGTALAAVLFGDADPSGRLPVTFPVTASQGPGATQATYPGNGPTVSHSEGHLVGYRYYDGKNQSPLFPFGHGLSYTTFNLGSLETSYNTATKTLTAAVTLTNSGSREGTEVVQLYAGLPVGAQAEPRRLIGFRKVTLAPGASTRLTFSVSARDLSVWTAGTWKLTPGSYTVHAGRSSRSLPVQRLVTVS; this is translated from the coding sequence ATGAATCGTCGTACGTTCCTCTCAGCCGCCGTTCTCACCGCTCTGGCCTCCGGCATCGCACCGGCCGCCGCGGCGCCCCGCCGCACGGCGGGTGCCGTCCCGGACAGCAGGGCCGTCGCCCTCCTGGCCAGGATGACCGCCGCACAGAAGGAGGCCCTCGTCCGCTGCGACTTCGCCGCTCTGGGCTCCCTCGGTATTCCCGCCCTGACCATGGTGGACGCCTCGGCCGGACTGCGCGGGGAAACCGGCGTCACGGCCTTCCCCGTCCCCCTCGCGCAGGCCGCGACCTTCGATGCCGACCTCGCCGGTCGGCTCGGCCAGGCGCTGGGCGCCGAAGGGCGCGCCAAGGGTTACAACAACCTTCTGGGCCCCACCGTCGACACCGCCCGCACCTGGCACTTCGGCCGGCAGGCCGAGAGCATGGGGGAGGACCCGTTCCTCGCCGGCACCCTCGGCGCTGCGCTCACCCGGCGCATCCAGGAACAGCACGTCGTTGCCACCCTCAAGCACTTCAGTGCCTACACCCAGGAAGTCAACCGCTTCTTCGTCGACGCGCAGATCTCCGATCGGGCGCTGCACGAGATCTACCACGCGGCCTTCGAGCGGGTCATCGCCGCTGTACCCGTCACCTCGGTGATGATGGCCTACCCCAAGATCAACGGAACGTTCGCCACCCAGAGCCCCGCGCTGTTCAACGACCTCAAGAAGACCATCGGCCTGGAGGGTTACACCGTCCCCGACTTCTGGGCCGGAGACGACCCCGTGGGAGCCGTCAAGGCAGGCATGGATCTCGGCGGACTCGGCCCCGGAGGCGTGAAGATCCCTGTCGGCGGGCTCACAGACGGCAGCGTCCCCACGGGCCGCCTGGATGACGCGGCTCTGCGCATCCTCAACACCATGTATGTCAACGGCCTGTTCGACCACCCCGTACCGGCGCCCTCCGCCAACGTCAGCACTCAGGCCCACAAGGTCCTCGCCCACGACCTCGCCGTCAACTCCACGGTCCTGCTCATTAACCGCAGCCAAGCCCTCCCACTGACTTCCACCATCAAGTCGCTCGCGGTGATCGGCCCGGCCGACGACACCGCCCTGACAGGCGTCTCCGGCTCCACGTACGTAAACCCCGGGACCTGGGCCACCCCGCTGGCGGCCATCAAGGACCGGGCCGGCGCCGGGGTCACCGTCACCTACAGCCAGGGAACCGCCGGAGACATCCCCCTCACCGCCGTCCCGGCGACGGTGCTGCGCACAGCCGCCGGTGCGGCGGGGCTGACCGGCAGCTTCTATGCCTCAGCCGAACCGTCCGGTACTCCCGTCGCCACACAGGTCAGTGCCGGTATCGACTTCGCCAGTGCCCCCGTGGCCGGTCTGCCCACCGTATGGTCGGCCCGCTGGAGCGGCACCCTCACGCCGACCACCACGGGCCTGCACCGTTTCTCGCTGCTGCCCTCAGGCACCACCAAGCTCGTCATCAACGGCAGGACGGTCATCTCCGGCACCCGTCACAGTCGCCGGTTCTTCCTCGGGCCGTACGACTATCCGCTGCAGGGCACCATCGACCTCACAGCCGGTAAGGCGGTGAGCATCAGCGTCGAGTACAGCAACAGCACCGCCGACACCGGTACCTGCGGCCTCACCCTCGGCTGGCAGCCGAAGTCCCTCATACCCGAGGCGATCGCCGCCGCACGGACCAGCGACGCCGCCGTCGTCATCGTCAACCGGGTCGCGGGCGAGGACATGGACCACGGCTCCCTCGACCTGCCGGGCGACCAGGACAAACTCATCGCCGACGTCGCAGCAGCCAACTCCCGCACCATCGTCGTCCTGAACACCGACGGCCCCGTCGCCATGCCGTGGATCAACGATGTCGAAGCGGTCGTCCAGCTCTGGTATGCCGGACGCGCCACAGGCACCGCATTGGCAGCCGTCCTCTTCGGCGACGCAGACCCTTCAGGCCGTCTTCCGGTCACCTTCCCCGTCACAGCGTCCCAGGGCCCCGGAGCCACGCAGGCCACCTACCCGGGCAACGGCCCCACGGTCTCCCACAGCGAGGGCCACCTGGTCGGCTACCGCTACTACGACGGAAAAAACCAGAGCCCGCTGTTCCCCTTCGGACACGGCCTGTCCTACACCACCTTCAACCTCGGCTCGCTGGAAACGTCCTACAACACAGCGACCAAAACGCTGACCGCCGCCGTCACCCTCACCAACTCAGGTTCCCGCGAAGGCACCGAAGTCGTGCAGCTCTACGCGGGGCTGCCTGTCGGCGCCCAAGCCGAGCCACGGCGACTGATCGGCTTCCGCAAGGTCACGCTTGCGCCCGGTGCAAGCACCCGGCTCACCTTCAGCGTTTCGGCTCGAGACCTGTCGGTGTGGACTGCCGGCACCTGGAAACTCACCCCCGGCTCTTACACCGTCCACGCCGGCCGATCCTCACGCAGCTTGCCTGTACAGCGCCTCGTCACCGTCAGCTGA
- a CDS encoding extracellular solute-binding protein: MRTSRRVRATVMVTSLAVSLSACGGSGSAATDDGILKITANITDRSAMETVVAAFERENPQVKTAVTYADTDQLQSTLPAQLSSGTAPDVFTVWPGYGNPAALRTLESAGRLADLSSLEFARRVPEDTKWVTRVGGATYAVPANYSGIGAIYSKKSMRDIEGTTPETWDELLQLCDKAKAGGKVLFALGIETPWVTQLADYALAATTVYAGHPEFATEMGSGRATFADSGWRKALEKYVELDVRGCFSSDPLRTSYETSVQDVAEGRAVGVIQVASSISAITTAAPELQLAMFALPASNDAAQTHMPGAVSAAYGVNADGDNKELAMKFAEFLGSDTGQNLYNQDSGTLPAIPNDHFTADPVLKELVAHQKAGTIVPFMDQLWPNPRVQQEHFTQIQKLFSRRTDIDGVLAALDEAYQEG; encoded by the coding sequence ATGAGAACCTCCCGCCGCGTCCGTGCCACCGTCATGGTCACGAGCCTTGCCGTGAGCCTGAGCGCTTGCGGTGGGTCCGGCTCGGCAGCCACCGACGACGGCATTCTGAAGATCACCGCCAATATCACCGACCGCTCAGCCATGGAGACTGTCGTGGCTGCCTTTGAGCGGGAGAATCCGCAGGTGAAGACTGCGGTGACCTACGCCGACACCGACCAGCTCCAGAGCACCCTTCCCGCCCAACTGTCCTCGGGCACGGCGCCTGACGTCTTCACTGTCTGGCCCGGCTACGGCAATCCTGCCGCCTTGCGGACGCTGGAGTCCGCAGGTCGACTTGCCGATCTGTCCAGTCTGGAATTCGCGCGCAGAGTCCCGGAGGACACCAAGTGGGTGACCCGGGTCGGCGGCGCCACCTATGCCGTGCCGGCCAACTACAGCGGTATCGGTGCGATCTACAGCAAGAAGTCCATGCGTGACATCGAGGGCACCACCCCGGAGACGTGGGACGAGTTGTTGCAGCTGTGTGACAAGGCGAAGGCCGGCGGCAAGGTGCTGTTCGCGCTCGGCATCGAGACGCCGTGGGTGACCCAGCTCGCCGATTACGCGTTGGCCGCCACCACTGTCTACGCCGGCCATCCGGAGTTCGCGACGGAGATGGGCAGCGGCCGGGCCACCTTCGCCGACTCCGGCTGGAGAAAAGCGTTGGAGAAGTACGTCGAGCTCGATGTGCGGGGATGCTTCAGCAGCGATCCCTTGAGGACGAGCTACGAGACGTCCGTCCAGGACGTTGCCGAGGGCAGGGCGGTGGGTGTCATACAGGTCGCCAGCAGCATCTCGGCCATCACCACGGCAGCTCCGGAACTGCAACTGGCCATGTTCGCCCTGCCCGCGAGCAACGACGCGGCACAGACCCACATGCCCGGCGCGGTGTCAGCCGCCTACGGAGTCAACGCCGACGGTGACAACAAGGAGCTGGCCATGAAGTTCGCCGAGTTCCTCGGGTCCGACACCGGCCAGAACCTCTACAACCAGGACAGTGGCACCCTGCCTGCCATCCCCAACGACCACTTCACGGCCGACCCCGTTCTCAAGGAACTCGTCGCACACCAGAAGGCCGGCACCATCGTGCCCTTCATGGATCAGCTGTGGCCCAACCCTCGGGTCCAGCAGGAGCATTTCACCCAGATCCAGAAGCTGTTCTCCAGGCGCACTGATATCGATGGCGTCCTTGCCGCCCTCGATGAGGCCTACCAGGAGGGATAG
- a CDS encoding alpha-L-rhamnosidase, protein MSFEHLPDGLGIGVPSPRLTWRLPKGGGPQEAYELELTRAGGADRTGRIAGRDQVLVAWPGAPLTSRERVTVRVRVWTTDADAPSDWSGPSVVEAGLLDAADWHAVPVGAAWGEDPSADRPPARVRKDFCLAGPVLSARLYITAHGLYEAEINGRRVGDETLAPGWTVYPHRLRYRTHDVTGHLTQGVNTIGAWLGDGWYRGKYGFDGGTRNIYGTDQSLIAQLEVTYEDGTTATFATDGTWSAAPGPILTSGLYEGETFDARLHDPGWATPSGPGAGEWTSVRATSRDLGTLVAPTGPPVRCTEEIAPVEVTRTDDDRHLLDFGQNLVGRLRVTLDGPAGTTVTLRHAEVLEEGELATRPLREAYATDTLILSGRGPLTWEPRFTLHGFRYAEVSGWPTDLTADMVTARVYHTDMRRTGWFECSDPLVNRLHENVVWSMRGNFVDIPTDCPQRDERLGWTGDIQIFAPTASFLYDCAGMLDSWLTDVGLEQLPDGTIPWYVPVIPGEPMWTPIHPGAAWGDVATLTPWTLYQRFGDLDLLRRHYPMARKWVDLVEDLAGATRLWDTGFQLGDWLDPAAPPDDPAAGRTDRYLVATAYFAHSARHLTLAAAELGNEADAERYGALADEVAEAFRHRYVLPSGRMTSDSPTAYAVALAFGLLTPSQRQPAGDRLAELVVEDDARIATGFVGTPLICDALTDTGHLDIAYRLLLQTECPSWLYTVTMGATTIWERWDSLRPDGSLNPGGMTSFNHYALGAVADWLHRVVGGITATAPGYRKITFRPRPGGRITSARTRHETPYGTASISWEQTATGLTADIVVPEGCEATAELPGCTPVALGPGEHVLDTAKLAMRAA, encoded by the coding sequence GTGTCCTTCGAGCATCTCCCGGATGGTCTCGGCATCGGCGTTCCCTCCCCCCGACTGACGTGGAGGCTGCCGAAAGGCGGCGGTCCCCAGGAGGCGTACGAGCTCGAACTCACCCGCGCCGGAGGGGCCGACCGCACCGGCCGTATCGCCGGCCGGGACCAGGTGCTCGTCGCCTGGCCCGGCGCACCACTGACCTCCCGCGAGCGCGTAACCGTCCGTGTCCGCGTCTGGACGACGGATGCCGATGCCCCCTCGGACTGGAGCGGGCCGAGTGTGGTCGAGGCCGGCCTGCTCGACGCGGCCGACTGGCACGCGGTCCCGGTCGGTGCAGCCTGGGGCGAGGATCCGTCGGCCGACCGCCCGCCGGCGCGTGTCCGCAAGGACTTCTGTCTCGCCGGGCCCGTCCTGAGCGCCCGCCTCTACATCACGGCTCACGGCCTGTACGAGGCGGAGATCAACGGGCGCCGAGTCGGCGACGAGACGCTCGCCCCCGGATGGACGGTCTACCCGCACCGTCTGCGCTACCGCACCCACGATGTCACCGGCCACCTCACCCAAGGCGTCAACACCATCGGCGCCTGGCTAGGTGACGGCTGGTACCGCGGCAAGTACGGCTTCGACGGCGGCACCCGCAACATCTACGGCACCGACCAGTCCCTCATCGCCCAGCTCGAGGTGACGTACGAGGACGGCACCACGGCCACGTTCGCCACGGACGGCACCTGGAGCGCCGCCCCCGGGCCGATCCTGACCAGCGGCCTCTACGAGGGCGAGACGTTCGACGCCCGGCTGCACGACCCCGGATGGGCCACCCCCTCCGGTCCGGGCGCGGGGGAATGGACGTCCGTACGCGCCACCAGCCGTGACCTCGGCACCCTCGTTGCCCCTACAGGCCCACCGGTGCGCTGCACCGAGGAGATCGCACCGGTCGAGGTGACCCGCACCGACGACGACCGCCACCTGCTCGACTTCGGCCAGAACCTCGTCGGCCGCCTCCGCGTCACCCTCGACGGCCCGGCCGGCACCACCGTCACCCTCCGGCACGCCGAGGTCCTGGAGGAGGGCGAACTGGCCACGCGACCGCTGCGCGAGGCCTACGCCACCGACACCCTGATCCTCTCCGGACGGGGCCCGCTCACCTGGGAACCACGCTTCACCCTCCACGGCTTCCGCTACGCCGAAGTCAGCGGCTGGCCGACCGACTTGACCGCCGACATGGTGACCGCCCGGGTTTACCACACCGACATGCGGCGCACCGGCTGGTTCGAGTGCAGCGACCCGCTGGTCAACCGCCTGCACGAGAACGTCGTGTGGAGCATGCGCGGCAACTTCGTCGACATACCCACCGACTGCCCCCAGCGCGATGAACGCCTCGGCTGGACCGGCGACATCCAGATCTTCGCCCCCACCGCAAGCTTCCTCTACGACTGCGCGGGCATGCTCGACTCCTGGCTCACCGACGTCGGTCTCGAGCAACTGCCCGACGGCACGATCCCCTGGTACGTCCCCGTCATCCCGGGCGAACCCATGTGGACGCCGATCCACCCGGGAGCCGCCTGGGGCGACGTCGCCACGCTCACCCCCTGGACCCTCTACCAGCGCTTCGGGGACCTCGACCTACTGCGCCGCCACTATCCCATGGCCAGGAAGTGGGTCGACCTCGTCGAGGATCTCGCCGGGGCGACCCGACTGTGGGACACGGGCTTCCAGCTGGGAGACTGGCTCGACCCGGCCGCACCGCCCGACGACCCCGCCGCGGGACGCACCGACCGCTATCTCGTCGCCACCGCCTACTTCGCGCACTCCGCCCGGCACCTCACCCTGGCGGCAGCTGAGTTGGGGAATGAGGCGGATGCCGAGCGATACGGCGCACTCGCCGACGAGGTGGCCGAAGCCTTCCGCCACCGGTACGTCCTTCCCTCGGGCCGCATGACGAGCGACAGCCCCACCGCCTACGCCGTCGCACTCGCCTTCGGCCTGCTGACCCCGTCGCAGAGGCAGCCGGCCGGTGACCGACTGGCTGAGCTGGTCGTCGAGGACGACGCCCGCATCGCCACTGGTTTCGTCGGCACGCCGCTGATCTGCGACGCGCTCACCGACACCGGGCACCTCGACATCGCCTACCGCCTGCTCCTGCAGACCGAATGCCCCTCCTGGCTGTACACCGTGACCATGGGCGCCACGACGATCTGGGAACGCTGGGACAGCCTCCGGCCCGATGGCTCCCTCAACCCCGGGGGTATGACGTCGTTCAACCACTACGCGCTCGGAGCTGTCGCCGACTGGCTCCACCGGGTGGTCGGCGGCATCACCGCCACGGCCCCCGGATACCGGAAGATCACCTTCCGGCCGCGCCCCGGCGGGCGCATCACGTCGGCCCGCACCCGGCACGAGACCCCTTACGGAACGGCGTCCATCTCCTGGGAGCAGACCGCCACGGGGCTGACAGCCGACATCGTCGTACCAGAGGGCTGTGAAGCAACCGCAGAACTGCCCGGCTGCACGCCGGTCGCCCTGGGGCCAGGGGAGCATGTCCTCGATACGGCGAAACTCGCCATGAGGGCTGCCTGA
- a CDS encoding carbohydrate ABC transporter permease — translation MAIDTPVKTSAGRWSRGASGNAGPSRRSRAPRRLWVKIVVTLLLVVEIYPLIWMFLTSLKSNDDYLNNSTWSLPTTWEWGNYSEAWTTGHLGLYVQNSLLAVLPALALMLLLGTAAGFALQIMVWKGRSLTLLVFLAGMMVPPQMILLPLFTVYFQAGLSGTLWPLILTYTGTGLPLTVFMMATYYRTVPRELFEAATIDGAGILRAFWTISVPLVRNALLTVGLVQFFFIWNDLLIALTFTNNQDLRTIQVGLLNFTGDFGATQYGPLFAAICINVFGTLLIYLFLNQKVMKGLTSGAVKG, via the coding sequence ATGGCCATCGACACACCTGTGAAGACCTCCGCAGGCCGCTGGAGCCGGGGGGCGTCCGGGAACGCCGGGCCGAGCCGCAGGTCCAGGGCACCGCGCCGCCTGTGGGTGAAGATCGTCGTCACCCTGCTGCTGGTCGTCGAGATCTACCCGCTGATCTGGATGTTCCTGACGTCCCTGAAGTCCAACGACGACTACCTGAACAACTCCACCTGGAGCCTGCCCACGACCTGGGAGTGGGGCAACTACTCCGAGGCCTGGACCACCGGCCACCTAGGGCTGTACGTCCAGAACAGCCTGCTGGCCGTCCTGCCCGCACTGGCGCTCATGCTGCTTCTGGGCACGGCCGCGGGATTCGCTCTGCAGATCATGGTGTGGAAGGGCCGCAGCCTCACCCTTCTCGTCTTCCTGGCGGGCATGATGGTGCCCCCGCAGATGATCCTCCTGCCGCTGTTCACGGTGTACTTCCAGGCAGGTCTGTCCGGCACGCTGTGGCCGCTGATCCTGACCTACACCGGCACGGGCTTGCCGCTGACCGTCTTCATGATGGCCACGTATTACCGCACCGTCCCGCGCGAACTCTTCGAGGCCGCCACCATCGACGGCGCCGGCATCCTGCGCGCCTTCTGGACCATCAGCGTGCCCCTGGTCCGCAACGCCCTGCTCACGGTCGGGCTGGTGCAGTTCTTCTTCATCTGGAACGACCTGCTCATCGCGCTGACCTTCACCAACAACCAGGACCTGCGCACCATCCAGGTGGGCCTGCTCAACTTCACCGGTGACTTCGGCGCCACCCAGTACGGGCCGCTGTTCGCCGCGATCTGCATCAACGTGTTCGGCACCCTCCTGATCTATCTCTTCCTCAACCAGAAGGTCATGAAGGGCCTCACCTCGGGAGCGGTCAAGGGCTGA
- a CDS encoding sugar ABC transporter permease, whose protein sequence is MHRVLGDRRAIAILLGPALLVYSLIMLVPIVWSLGYSFTKGNSIDGFTGNGVANFSRLFDDPAVRDALWFTLKYAAIVTVGQVFAGYLLALLYVFFLKKSSALIRTLAFFPVVLPTVAVGLLFQKFFQVAPQTGPVNSLLNAVGLDSIDFFGSAGSAFWVLIVMDIWRSMGFYAVLLFAGLVDIPDEVLESARLDGASGLRLIRHIVLPLSLPVLMSSLIFSINGTLKVFDSVVALTNGGPGNGTTPLTLYMFQTSFTYSDYGYGSTIALLLTVVCLLVSLVVYRVSQRDITEG, encoded by the coding sequence ATGCACCGCGTACTCGGTGACCGCAGGGCCATCGCGATCCTCCTCGGTCCCGCCCTTCTGGTCTATTCATTGATCATGCTGGTCCCGATCGTGTGGTCGCTCGGGTATTCCTTCACCAAGGGCAACAGCATCGACGGCTTCACCGGAAACGGAGTCGCCAACTTCTCCCGACTGTTCGATGACCCGGCCGTCCGTGACGCCCTCTGGTTCACTCTCAAATACGCCGCCATCGTCACGGTAGGACAGGTCTTCGCCGGCTATCTGCTGGCCCTGCTGTACGTGTTCTTCCTCAAGAAGTCCTCCGCGCTCATCCGCACCTTGGCCTTCTTCCCCGTCGTGCTGCCCACGGTCGCGGTGGGCCTGCTCTTCCAGAAGTTCTTCCAGGTCGCCCCGCAGACAGGCCCGGTCAATTCGCTCCTCAACGCGGTCGGGCTTGATTCCATCGATTTCTTCGGCAGCGCGGGAAGCGCGTTCTGGGTGCTGATCGTCATGGACATCTGGCGCTCCATGGGTTTCTATGCCGTGCTGCTCTTCGCCGGCCTGGTTGACATCCCCGACGAGGTCCTTGAATCGGCCCGCCTGGACGGCGCCTCGGGACTGCGGCTGATCCGGCACATCGTGCTCCCGTTGTCCCTGCCTGTGCTGATGTCGTCGCTCATCTTCAGCATCAACGGCACCCTGAAGGTCTTCGACTCCGTCGTCGCCTTGACCAACGGCGGTCCCGGCAACGGCACCACGCCGTTGACCTTGTACATGTTCCAGACGTCGTTCACCTACAGCGACTACGGCTACGGCAGCACCATCGCCCTGCTGCTGACGGTCGTGTGCCTGCTGGTGAGCCTGGTCGTCTACCGCGTCTCGCAGCGCGACATCACGGAGGGCTGA
- a CDS encoding extracellular solute-binding protein: MPHVRRARLSLFTAGTASLALLTTACGGGGGGSSAAPKEFSYLSVTENTTVKTALTTMSKGACKSANDALPLKVETVPQASLDQKLQLLAGQDALPVQFAAGNAPALTQQLAKSGKVADLEKELKSLGVLDQLEPAAVSTIKALYGGKVEVLPYEYNIEGIFYNKKLFQENGIAVPGTWDELVAAAAKLDGEKVQPFSASGQQGWPITRLVSTYLYRSLGPDALQKVADGKAKLTGPEYVKAAEEVAALGKKGYFGQGVGSIDYDTAMNQFLNGKAAMFYMGSWALANVSDAKQNKVGAENVGFMPFPAVAGGKGSIDQYPSNVGLGITLGAKSFDKKTGAWASCIAKNYGATALKDHGSISGFKVNTEVKDANEVTTQVRETISTSKQNVLWFEALFSTKATTVSQTNAAGLVAGSMKPEQFMQTVQDALAAQ; the protein is encoded by the coding sequence ATGCCCCACGTTCGTCGTGCGCGTCTGAGCCTGTTCACAGCCGGCACCGCCTCACTGGCACTGCTCACCACCGCCTGCGGCGGTGGCGGCGGCGGATCCTCTGCCGCGCCCAAGGAATTCAGCTACCTGAGCGTCACCGAGAACACCACCGTCAAGACCGCCCTGACCACCATGTCCAAAGGTGCGTGCAAGTCGGCGAACGACGCACTGCCGCTGAAGGTGGAGACCGTCCCGCAGGCCAGCCTCGACCAGAAGCTGCAGCTGCTGGCCGGCCAGGACGCCCTGCCGGTGCAGTTCGCTGCGGGCAACGCTCCGGCGTTGACGCAGCAGTTGGCGAAGTCGGGCAAGGTCGCCGACCTTGAGAAGGAGCTCAAGTCGCTCGGCGTGCTGGACCAGTTGGAGCCTGCCGCCGTCTCCACGATCAAGGCGTTGTACGGCGGCAAGGTCGAGGTGTTGCCGTACGAGTACAACATCGAGGGCATCTTCTACAACAAGAAGCTCTTCCAGGAGAACGGCATAGCCGTGCCGGGCACCTGGGACGAGCTGGTGGCCGCCGCAGCGAAGCTGGACGGCGAGAAGGTTCAGCCCTTCTCCGCCTCCGGTCAGCAGGGGTGGCCTATCACCCGCCTGGTGAGCACCTACCTCTACCGCAGCCTGGGTCCCGATGCCCTCCAGAAGGTGGCCGACGGCAAGGCGAAGCTCACCGGCCCGGAGTACGTGAAGGCCGCAGAAGAAGTCGCGGCCCTGGGCAAGAAGGGGTACTTCGGCCAGGGCGTCGGCTCGATCGACTACGACACCGCGATGAACCAGTTCCTCAACGGCAAGGCCGCCATGTTCTACATGGGCAGCTGGGCGCTGGCCAACGTCTCCGACGCGAAGCAGAACAAGGTCGGCGCGGAGAACGTCGGCTTCATGCCTTTCCCCGCTGTCGCCGGCGGCAAGGGTTCCATCGACCAGTACCCCTCCAACGTCGGCCTCGGCATCACCCTCGGCGCGAAGTCCTTCGACAAGAAGACCGGCGCCTGGGCGTCCTGCATCGCCAAGAACTACGGCGCCACCGCGCTCAAGGACCACGGCTCCATCTCCGGCTTCAAGGTGAACACCGAGGTGAAGGACGCCAACGAGGTCACCACTCAGGTTCGCGAGACCATCAGCACGTCCAAGCAGAACGTCCTGTGGTTCGAGGCTCTGTTCAGCACCAAGGCCACCACCGTGAGTCAGACCAACGCCGCCGGCCTGGTGGCCGGGAGCATGAAGCCCGAGCAGTTCATGCAGACCGTCCAGGACGCGCTGGCCGCCCAGTGA
- a CDS encoding LacI family DNA-binding transcriptional regulator has product MTITDVARHAGVSVAAVSKVLRNAYGVSPGMQEKVRASIAELSYRPQAAARGMRGRTYTIGVLLDNVRNAFFADILDGIQEELRTSEYTVLIGAAGFDPDEQAKTIRSMVDRQMDGLILIAPGTSRAEVLATAAATPTVVIGHHDGTDAHDSVVDADDAGAGLVVDHLVALGHRDIALVSAPGTKSNQWKRTPEVVLTAGYRAAMERHGLAEHVQVHNAAYSDEGGFKAGMTLLTAERRPTAVMTGADVAALGIYRAAHELGLRIPDDLSLVGYNNTALAALAPVQLTSVDQAGRTMGSSAARMLIERVEGRRDRAMQTSMTPRLVVRGSTAAPSGS; this is encoded by the coding sequence GTGACCATCACCGACGTCGCCCGGCACGCAGGCGTGTCCGTCGCCGCGGTCTCCAAGGTGCTGCGCAACGCCTACGGCGTGAGCCCCGGCATGCAGGAGAAAGTTCGGGCGTCCATCGCCGAACTGAGCTATCGCCCCCAGGCAGCGGCTCGGGGGATGCGGGGTCGGACATACACGATCGGCGTGCTGCTGGACAACGTCCGCAATGCCTTCTTCGCGGACATCCTCGACGGCATCCAGGAGGAGCTCCGCACCAGCGAGTACACGGTGCTGATCGGCGCGGCCGGCTTCGACCCGGACGAGCAGGCGAAGACGATCCGTTCGATGGTCGACCGCCAGATGGACGGCCTGATTCTCATCGCTCCGGGGACCTCGCGCGCCGAGGTGCTGGCGACGGCGGCGGCCACACCGACTGTGGTCATCGGCCATCACGACGGCACCGACGCCCATGACTCGGTGGTCGACGCCGACGACGCCGGAGCAGGGCTGGTGGTGGACCATCTGGTGGCGCTCGGCCACCGGGACATCGCTCTGGTGTCGGCCCCCGGCACCAAGTCCAATCAGTGGAAGCGCACCCCGGAGGTCGTCCTGACCGCCGGCTACCGCGCTGCCATGGAACGCCACGGTCTCGCCGAGCACGTGCAGGTCCATAACGCCGCATACTCCGACGAAGGAGGCTTCAAGGCCGGCATGACCCTGCTGACCGCCGAGCGCCGGCCGACGGCTGTCATGACCGGCGCCGATGTCGCGGCTCTGGGCATCTACCGGGCGGCCCACGAACTCGGGCTGCGTATCCCGGACGATCTGTCGCTCGTCGGTTACAACAACACGGCCTTGGCCGCCCTGGCCCCCGTCCAGCTGACCAGCGTCGACCAGGCCGGGCGCACCATGGGCTCCTCCGCCGCCCGTATGCTGATCGAGCGCGTGGAGGGCCGACGCGACAGGGCCATGCAGACCTCCATGACACCGCGACTGGTGGTGCGTGGCAGCACTGCCGCCCCCAGTGGCAGTTAG